A single Abditibacteriaceae bacterium DNA region contains:
- a CDS encoding exonuclease SbcCD subunit D yields MKILHFADVHLGMENYGRVNPQTGLHSRFEDGLKCLTFIVDTAIERNVDAAIFAGDAYRTSDPNPTHQHGFASQMRRLRDAGIPLIMVPGNHDMPVSFGRKSSLDIFSALGTDCVHVLATRAISVIETHSGPLQIVAFPWPSRATMLAKDEFRGATEEAVTHAIESASESWLRVIAQECDRTLPTVLVAHVMADRAETSGSEYYAAIMRDPKLGVGSLALEEFDYVALGHVHKFQDLNKGAQPPVVYTGSMDRINFGEEKDTKGFCVVEIEKGNATYEFVETPVRVFVTIRADIDADEEPTAAILAAIDRRKEKIPGAVVRVVYDAESGRDLDLDFKELHAALAEAWLVDSIARAPRVSEERVRRSDLTESLGWPEALDKYAEVNRDIVPYLPEIKAAAARIEATLKN; encoded by the coding sequence ATGAAGATTCTGCATTTCGCCGATGTTCATCTCGGCATGGAAAATTACGGGCGCGTCAATCCGCAAACGGGTTTGCATTCGCGCTTTGAAGACGGCCTAAAATGCCTGACCTTTATCGTCGATACCGCAATCGAGCGCAATGTCGATGCGGCGATTTTCGCGGGCGATGCGTACCGCACCAGCGACCCGAACCCGACGCATCAACACGGCTTCGCCTCGCAAATGCGCCGTTTGCGTGACGCTGGAATTCCCCTGATTATGGTGCCGGGAAACCATGATATGCCGGTTTCGTTCGGGCGTAAAAGTTCGCTCGATATTTTCTCGGCGCTGGGCACCGATTGCGTTCATGTTCTGGCGACGCGCGCGATTTCGGTTATCGAAACGCACAGCGGCCCGCTGCAAATCGTGGCGTTTCCGTGGCCTTCACGCGCCACAATGCTGGCGAAAGATGAGTTTCGCGGCGCCACCGAAGAAGCCGTTACGCACGCGATTGAAAGTGCCAGCGAAAGTTGGTTACGCGTCATTGCGCAGGAATGTGACCGGACGCTTCCAACGGTTTTGGTCGCGCACGTTATGGCCGACCGCGCTGAAACATCCGGCTCCGAATATTACGCAGCCATCATGCGCGATCCGAAGCTTGGTGTTGGAAGTCTGGCGCTCGAAGAATTCGATTACGTCGCGCTCGGTCATGTCCATAAATTTCAAGACTTGAATAAAGGCGCGCAGCCACCGGTTGTTTATACCGGCTCGATGGACAGAATCAATTTTGGTGAAGAAAAAGACACCAAAGGTTTTTGCGTCGTTGAAATTGAAAAAGGCAACGCGACTTACGAATTCGTGGAAACGCCCGTCCGCGTGTTTGTCACGATTCGCGCCGACATCGACGCCGACGAAGAACCGACAGCGGCTATTTTGGCAGCAATCGACCGCCGCAAAGAAAAGATTCCGGGCGCGGTTGTGCGCGTGGTTTACGACGCCGAATCGGGCCGCGACCTAGACCTTGATTTCAAAGAACTACACGCCGCTCTGGCAGAGGCGTGGCTTGTGGACAGCATTGCGCGTGCGCCGCGCGTCAGCGAAGAACGGGTGCGCCGCAGCGACCTTACCGAAAGTTTGGGATGGCCTGAAGCGCTCGATAAATACGCCGAAGTCAATCGCGACATTGTGCCCTACTTGCCCGAAATCAAAGCGGCCGCCGCACGTATTGAAGCAACCTTAAAGAATTGA
- a CDS encoding SMC family ATPase, with amino-acid sequence MIPITLHLSNFLSYGENLPPLDFTQFHTACLSGNNGNGKSAILDALTWALWGQARNATPSLLRLGQSEMRVEFVFDLDGERYRVSRGYLKNKRSSATLELNVLDTDSGLYRAITRASVRETQEQVDGLLRMDYETFLSSAYLKQGQADRFSKQPPGQRKQVLAEILGLARYQEIADKARAESRINEARVEALDAQIESIEAFLGTRTEAQRLFNLYSEAIEQFAPEIERLQDVVEAKTAQKIRLDERRKRALQIAGEVAEATARLDRAKSARAELVRQQNDINDWQAQSDSIVADLELYRKAKDDLARWDAVAEKFAALRDEHARLKEHIDNAAATLRTRLNELDAQIAHEENIAAQSRTQLQDSDSVRGRAKELETAREEEEAHARRRVAYDAALQSVREAENALRAARLQSESELSALQRELLEAENAATRAQQLAPEVARIEAELAQLDEAHSSVDALQNQRIEFEARLAQLKQHVDAERAAIAASEQKLKVLQANPNAQCPLCRSGLGEHGREHIEESIEDEITNANARVDEYTAEGRLVKQKKAAVGAPLEAAQAKLRDAPRLNAEAARLRHALEDANKVRSNSGGLQQQVEAAHAALERGDFAPELAARAKSFQAELDAVGYDAAAHEAAATRVRELAPVERELHELRFAEDKLSAAEAKTAELQPERAEIATQLESGSFAAAESRELARVKAEGEKLAYNKDAKIAHRAARDEEQRLSNAPIRWDRLQNVLANADRVARATEENTQATRELEATVQRLEAEEKGLGDVAIQAAECERALNAAQAELRVVRDRKSEADTELGKQHALLDECTRRETERGVLAEERKEKARECHVLKETAKAFGKDGIQALIIENAIPEIQDDANQILRRLTRNTMQISLESQREKQSGGTRETLDIKISDDRGTREYLLFSGGEAFRADFALRIALSKLLARRAGTQLRTLIIDEGFGTQDKEGLSQMIECIQTIADDFSKVLVVTHLDEIKNAFPTRIEVVKDAASGSRYEVITA; translated from the coding sequence GTGATACCGATTACGCTGCACCTTTCCAATTTTCTCTCTTACGGCGAAAACCTCCCGCCGCTCGATTTCACCCAGTTTCATACAGCCTGTTTGTCGGGTAATAACGGCAATGGCAAATCGGCCATTCTTGACGCGCTCACGTGGGCGCTTTGGGGACAGGCACGCAATGCAACGCCTTCGCTTCTGCGTCTTGGCCAAAGCGAAATGCGCGTCGAATTCGTTTTCGATCTCGATGGCGAGCGCTATCGCGTATCGCGCGGCTATCTCAAGAATAAGCGCTCGTCGGCAACGCTCGAATTAAATGTTTTGGATACCGACAGCGGCTTGTATCGCGCGATTACACGGGCGTCGGTGCGCGAAACGCAGGAGCAAGTCGATGGCTTGCTGCGCATGGATTACGAGACGTTTTTGTCGTCGGCGTATCTCAAACAAGGTCAGGCCGACCGCTTTTCCAAACAGCCACCTGGACAACGCAAACAAGTGCTGGCGGAAATTCTGGGCCTCGCGCGCTATCAGGAAATCGCCGACAAAGCGCGCGCCGAATCCCGAATCAATGAGGCGCGCGTGGAAGCACTGGACGCGCAAATCGAAAGCATTGAAGCATTTTTGGGCACGCGTACCGAAGCGCAGCGCTTATTTAATCTGTATTCGGAAGCCATTGAACAGTTCGCGCCTGAAATCGAGCGGCTGCAGGATGTGGTCGAGGCGAAAACGGCGCAAAAAATTCGACTTGATGAACGCCGCAAGCGGGCGCTGCAAATCGCCGGAGAAGTGGCCGAAGCAACAGCCCGATTGGACCGTGCGAAATCGGCGCGTGCCGAATTGGTGCGACAGCAAAACGACATCAACGATTGGCAGGCGCAAAGCGATAGCATCGTGGCGGATTTGGAACTCTATCGTAAAGCTAAAGACGACCTCGCGCGCTGGGACGCGGTCGCTGAAAAGTTTGCGGCGTTGCGCGATGAACACGCGCGTTTGAAAGAACACATCGACAACGCTGCCGCAACGCTGCGCACGCGCTTGAACGAACTCGATGCGCAAATCGCCCACGAAGAAAACATCGCCGCACAAAGTCGCACTCAACTTCAAGACAGCGACAGTGTGCGCGGGCGCGCGAAAGAATTGGAAACTGCACGCGAAGAAGAAGAGGCGCACGCGCGCCGACGCGTGGCTTATGACGCGGCGCTCCAAAGCGTGCGCGAAGCCGAAAACGCCCTACGTGCCGCGCGACTGCAAAGTGAAAGCGAATTATCCGCGCTGCAACGAGAACTGCTGGAAGCGGAAAACGCCGCGACACGCGCGCAACAGCTTGCGCCAGAAGTGGCGCGCATTGAAGCTGAACTCGCGCAACTCGATGAAGCACACTCGAGTGTCGATGCGCTGCAAAACCAGCGCATCGAATTCGAGGCGCGATTGGCGCAACTCAAACAGCACGTCGATGCGGAACGCGCTGCGATTGCTGCAAGCGAGCAAAAGCTCAAAGTTTTGCAGGCGAATCCCAACGCGCAATGTCCGCTATGCCGCAGCGGTTTGGGCGAACACGGGCGCGAGCATATCGAAGAAAGCATTGAAGACGAAATCACCAACGCCAACGCGCGCGTCGATGAATACACCGCCGAAGGCCGTCTGGTAAAGCAGAAGAAGGCCGCTGTCGGTGCGCCGTTGGAAGCGGCGCAAGCGAAGTTGCGCGATGCGCCGCGCCTTAACGCCGAAGCCGCGCGTTTGCGTCATGCACTCGAAGATGCCAACAAAGTACGGTCGAATTCGGGGGGACTTCAACAGCAAGTGGAAGCGGCACACGCGGCGCTCGAACGCGGCGATTTCGCGCCCGAACTGGCAGCGCGCGCCAAAAGCTTTCAGGCCGAACTCGATGCTGTTGGCTACGACGCGGCGGCTCACGAAGCAGCGGCAACGCGTGTGCGCGAATTGGCGCCCGTCGAGCGTGAACTTCATGAATTGCGCTTTGCCGAAGACAAGCTATCGGCAGCGGAAGCAAAAACTGCCGAGTTACAGCCAGAACGTGCTGAAATCGCAACGCAACTGGAAAGCGGAAGTTTTGCCGCCGCAGAATCGCGTGAGTTAGCGCGCGTCAAAGCAGAAGGCGAGAAGCTGGCTTATAACAAAGACGCAAAAATTGCGCATCGGGCGGCACGCGACGAAGAACAACGACTGAGCAACGCGCCGATTCGCTGGGATCGCTTGCAAAACGTCCTCGCCAACGCCGACCGCGTGGCGCGCGCAACCGAAGAAAACACTCAAGCGACACGCGAATTGGAAGCTACGGTGCAGCGATTGGAAGCTGAGGAAAAAGGCTTGGGAGATGTGGCGATTCAGGCGGCGGAATGCGAACGCGCATTGAATGCAGCGCAAGCTGAATTGCGCGTTGTGCGCGACCGCAAAAGCGAAGCGGACACCGAACTGGGCAAGCAACATGCGCTGTTAGACGAATGCACACGGCGCGAAACCGAGCGAGGCGTCTTAGCCGAAGAGCGCAAGGAAAAAGCGCGCGAATGCCATGTTCTCAAGGAAACCGCGAAAGCATTCGGCAAAGACGGTATTCAGGCGCTGATTATCGAAAACGCGATTCCCGAAATTCAGGATGACGCCAACCAGATTCTGCGACGACTGACCAGAAACACCATGCAGATTTCGCTCGAATCGCAGCGCGAAAAGCAAAGCGGTGGCACACGCGAAACGCTCGACATCAAAATTTCTGATGACAGAGGCACGCGCGAATACCTCCTGTTTTCGGGCGGCGAAGCGTTTCGCGCCGACTTCGCGCTGCGCATCGCGCTTTCCAAGTTACTCGCGCGTCGCGCCGGAACGCAGCTTCGCACGCTGATTATCGACGAAGGTTTCGGCACGCAGGACAAAGAAGGTTTAAGTCAGATGATCGAGTGCATTCAGACCATCGCCGACGACTTTTCCAAAGTGCTTGTGGTGACACATCTCGACGAAATCAAGAACGCTTTTCCCACGCGCATCGAAGTGGTGAAAGATGCGGCTTCGGGTTCGCGTTATGAAGTGATAACGGCATAA
- a CDS encoding S-adenosylmethionine decarboxylase, protein MHLVIEGRGGDWHKLQDLPALYELLDTLPGRINMTKIMPPIVTRYVGVTPEDWGISGFVMIAESHISVHTFPESGEVAIDVFSCKEFDPAYTCDLLMEAFGLKSVETCVLRRGLEYGEGTSMLPTRWATEATAYTPNVTKPDAELVGATSLPGYNPNGYESNGAPLNGHSMN, encoded by the coding sequence ATGCATTTGGTAATCGAAGGACGTGGCGGCGACTGGCACAAGTTGCAAGATTTGCCCGCGCTGTATGAGTTGTTGGACACCCTTCCGGGTCGGATTAACATGACGAAGATCATGCCGCCCATCGTCACACGCTACGTTGGTGTAACTCCTGAAGATTGGGGCATCAGCGGTTTTGTAATGATTGCCGAATCTCACATCTCGGTTCACACATTTCCTGAAAGTGGCGAAGTCGCCATTGACGTTTTTTCCTGCAAAGAATTCGACCCTGCTTACACCTGCGACCTCTTGATGGAAGCCTTTGGCTTGAAGTCGGTTGAAACGTGCGTCTTGCGTCGTGGTCTGGAATACGGCGAAGGCACCTCCATGCTACCGACACGCTGGGCCACCGAAGCCACCGCTTACACGCCTAACGTTACCAAGCCCGACGCCGAACTGGTTGGCGCGACCTCCTTGCCCGGCTACAACCCGAACGGCTACGAAAGCAACGGTGCTCCGCTGAATGGCCACTCAATGAATTAA
- a CDS encoding endonuclease/exonuclease/phosphatase family protein, which translates to MTRFQRVSPFAFLLSLLVLWLLERNAERHWLLALITYVPQHWLLVPWLLLVYGATRKHNRQALAVHSISLGVIAFVFLGVNVPFRRLVAPPTAQGTRLRVVSYNVKLSKKSTSAVAKAIENLNADVVCAQEVPWLPSENAAVAPLLRALPDWHAQHDGELLTLSRTPILSSKVHRMGKSGAVSCQETVINVRGNRIHFFNTHIVYPGSPSRDIGAQIERSMPMRAAQTRGVIRAAQISSPSIIMGDFNTPPRGQIYAAFRTHWRDTFRDAGWGSGNSFPVGLPLIRIDYVWTSRDFQAQRCFVANENASDHYPLVADLVLR; encoded by the coding sequence ATGACACGTTTTCAACGAGTCTCTCCGTTTGCATTCTTATTGAGCTTGCTCGTGTTGTGGCTGTTGGAACGCAACGCCGAACGTCACTGGTTACTTGCGCTTATAACCTATGTGCCGCAACACTGGCTTCTCGTGCCTTGGCTCCTTTTGGTTTACGGCGCTACGCGTAAACACAACCGGCAAGCGCTGGCCGTTCATTCCATTTCGCTTGGCGTAATTGCCTTTGTTTTTCTGGGTGTCAACGTTCCCTTTCGTCGTCTCGTCGCGCCTCCAACGGCACAAGGAACGCGGTTGCGTGTCGTCAGCTATAACGTAAAGCTGTCGAAGAAAAGCACCTCAGCCGTTGCGAAGGCGATTGAGAATCTGAACGCCGATGTCGTCTGCGCGCAAGAAGTGCCGTGGCTTCCAAGCGAAAACGCAGCAGTCGCGCCGTTACTGCGCGCGCTTCCCGATTGGCACGCGCAGCACGACGGCGAACTGCTGACGCTTTCGCGCACGCCGATTCTGTCATCGAAGGTGCATCGCATGGGAAAGAGCGGAGCCGTCTCCTGTCAGGAAACCGTTATCAACGTGCGTGGTAACCGGATCCATTTTTTCAACACGCACATTGTGTATCCTGGCAGCCCTTCGCGGGATATCGGAGCACAAATCGAGCGCAGCATGCCAATGCGTGCGGCGCAAACGCGTGGCGTCATTCGAGCCGCACAAATCTCCAGTCCCTCAATTATCATGGGCGATTTTAATACGCCGCCACGCGGACAAATTTACGCGGCCTTTCGAACCCATTGGCGCGATACGTTTCGGGATGCGGGTTGGGGCAGCGGAAATAGTTTTCCCGTTGGCTTGCCACTCATCCGCATTGACTACGTGTGGACTTCGCGCGATTTCCAGGCGCAGCGCTGTTTCGTCGCAAATGAGAACGCTTCCGACCATTATCCGCTCGTGGCAGATTTGGTTCTTCGATAA
- a CDS encoding PAS domain S-box protein, producing the protein MKESASADVPGDTADELKGELERGSQWLRSLYERNPNGIFALDREGRFVALNPACQRIMGYAPEELLGRHFFDVTTSTSREIALQGYMKALQGGNAEIRMEGYARDGSARTLDMAIAPLPTESGVGGVLVMAHDITQRLKAESERDAVEAALRASEERYQAFISQSSEAIWRYECPPISIFLDVEAQIDVMFEGGLLVECNDALAVMYGYKQAEEIIGTRLADVMPDTPGNREYLRGFIRSGYRIADAESKERNRNGEWRSFSNNLVGIIEDDHLVRAWGTQRDITERRAAEDALQESEDRYQAFIAQSTEAIWRYELTEPVNVSLPLDEQIDLVYERAYLAECNDAMAHIYGFDYGREAIGRTLAELLPRTPPNEAYLRAFASNNWHLSGVESNRVERDGRTHYYISSLLGIIEGDCVVRAWGTRRDITEAKEAENALRESEQRLHLALRAGRLGTWDWNLETGKINCSPLALMMLGCPTDTTTVDYAQFASLVHPDDHILLRQACAQSATSGELLEVEFRVVWPVGGIHWLAATGALMTSDTAGAGRLMGTCRDITERRRNEHHQAVILEASQEFAASLDLETTLGSVARMLVPAEADWCVIDVLEDASKERRVAVAHTDSSKERFLWHMKSLAGMDSPFSQDDSGQPTNTDTVFLPVANEENLRALWPDETQWASMQAAGLRSLMSVPLCARGRMLGALTMATARSERRYDELDVALAEELARRAALAVDNARLYGEAQTAQREAENANRSKDEFLAVVSHELRTPLTPLLGWIDLINAGRLNEEQNTRALEAIGRNAHVQLQLVNDLLDVSRMISGKLAIDAQRLDWRAPIEAAIEMIRAATEEKKISLHWQAPAQPFELDGDSGRLRQIVANLLTNAVKFTPTNGRIEVTLSTVEYDRTSAVLEVRDSGAGISSEFLPHVWERFRQADATTTRHHGGLGLGLAIVRHLAQAHGGKVEADSPGLGQGTSFRVFLPLLEAESQLDNEEVLGARDDGPCNGSVLLLDDDDDARAMLEQMLRTCQWDTRVGASSDEAFQILASGWKPDVIVSDIAMPGADGFEFLRRVKASEHKHIPVIALTAHAREEDRERAFDAGFALHLAKPVSMEALRDAICQVMPK; encoded by the coding sequence ATGAAGGAATCTGCTTCCGCAGACGTTCCTGGCGATACAGCGGACGAACTCAAAGGTGAATTGGAGCGAGGCAGCCAGTGGCTCCGCTCTCTTTATGAAAGAAATCCTAACGGCATCTTCGCGCTCGACCGCGAGGGCCGTTTTGTCGCGCTGAATCCGGCGTGCCAGCGCATCATGGGCTATGCGCCCGAAGAATTGCTGGGCCGTCACTTTTTCGATGTCACCACCTCGACTTCGCGCGAAATTGCACTCCAAGGCTACATGAAGGCTCTCCAGGGCGGCAACGCGGAGATCCGTATGGAAGGATATGCCCGCGACGGTTCGGCGCGCACGCTCGATATGGCCATCGCACCGCTGCCGACCGAAAGTGGCGTGGGCGGCGTTCTCGTCATGGCTCACGATATCACGCAGCGCTTGAAAGCCGAATCAGAACGCGATGCGGTGGAAGCCGCTTTGCGCGCCAGCGAAGAGCGCTATCAGGCGTTTATATCGCAAAGCTCCGAAGCCATCTGGCGCTACGAGTGCCCGCCGATTTCAATTTTTCTCGACGTTGAAGCCCAGATTGATGTCATGTTTGAGGGCGGTTTGCTTGTCGAATGCAACGACGCCCTGGCTGTTATGTACGGTTATAAGCAGGCGGAAGAAATCATCGGAACGCGCCTGGCCGATGTTATGCCGGACACGCCCGGAAATCGCGAGTATTTGCGCGGATTCATCCGTTCGGGCTACCGTATTGCCGACGCGGAATCGAAAGAACGAAATCGAAATGGCGAGTGGCGGTCGTTCAGCAACAATCTCGTCGGAATTATCGAAGACGACCATTTGGTGAGAGCGTGGGGCACACAGCGCGACATTACCGAACGCCGCGCTGCTGAAGACGCATTGCAGGAAAGCGAAGATCGTTATCAGGCGTTCATCGCGCAGAGCACGGAAGCCATCTGGCGTTATGAACTGACCGAACCGGTTAATGTTTCGCTGCCACTCGATGAGCAAATCGATCTGGTTTACGAACGCGCGTATCTCGCCGAGTGCAACGACGCGATGGCCCACATTTACGGCTTCGATTACGGACGCGAAGCCATTGGCCGCACGCTCGCAGAACTACTACCGCGCACGCCGCCCAACGAAGCCTATCTACGCGCCTTTGCTTCCAATAACTGGCATCTCAGTGGCGTGGAATCGAATCGTGTCGAGCGCGATGGGCGCACGCACTATTATATTTCCAGTTTGCTCGGCATCATCGAAGGCGATTGTGTGGTGCGCGCATGGGGCACGCGCCGCGATATTACCGAAGCGAAAGAAGCCGAAAACGCGCTGCGCGAAAGCGAACAAAGGTTGCACCTGGCGTTACGCGCCGGTCGGCTGGGAACATGGGATTGGAATCTCGAAACCGGAAAGATCAACTGTTCGCCTCTGGCTCTGATGATGCTCGGCTGTCCAACCGACACCACGACCGTCGATTACGCGCAGTTTGCCTCTCTGGTCCATCCTGACGACCATATTCTGCTGCGGCAGGCCTGCGCGCAATCGGCGACGAGCGGTGAACTTCTTGAAGTCGAATTTCGCGTCGTTTGGCCCGTTGGCGGCATTCATTGGCTGGCGGCAACCGGTGCCTTGATGACGAGCGACACCGCAGGGGCCGGGCGCCTCATGGGCACCTGTCGGGACATTACCGAACGTCGCCGCAACGAACATCATCAAGCAGTTATTCTCGAAGCGTCGCAGGAGTTTGCGGCCTCGCTCGATCTGGAAACGACGCTGGGTAGTGTGGCGCGCATGCTGGTTCCTGCCGAAGCGGACTGGTGCGTTATCGATGTCTTAGAAGACGCCTCCAAAGAACGCCGCGTGGCCGTCGCGCATACCGATTCCTCCAAGGAACGGTTCCTGTGGCACATGAAATCGCTCGCGGGAATGGACAGCCCCTTTTCACAGGACGATAGCGGACAGCCAACTAACACCGACACGGTTTTCCTCCCCGTTGCGAACGAAGAAAATTTGCGCGCCCTGTGGCCCGACGAAACCCAGTGGGCTTCTATGCAGGCCGCCGGTTTACGTTCGTTGATGTCGGTTCCCTTGTGTGCGCGCGGGCGAATGTTGGGCGCACTGACCATGGCGACCGCGCGCTCTGAACGGCGATACGACGAACTCGATGTCGCGCTTGCGGAAGAACTGGCGCGACGTGCGGCGCTCGCCGTGGATAATGCTCGGCTTTACGGCGAAGCCCAAACCGCGCAGCGTGAAGCGGAAAATGCCAATCGCTCCAAAGACGAGTTTCTGGCTGTTGTGTCTCACGAATTGCGCACGCCGCTGACACCGCTGCTGGGCTGGATTGACCTCATCAATGCGGGCCGTCTCAATGAGGAGCAGAATACGCGCGCTTTGGAAGCGATTGGCCGCAACGCTCATGTGCAGTTGCAACTTGTCAACGATTTGTTGGATGTCTCGCGTATGATTTCGGGCAAGCTCGCAATCGATGCGCAACGCCTCGACTGGCGCGCGCCGATTGAAGCCGCCATTGAAATGATTCGCGCCGCGACGGAAGAAAAGAAAATTTCCTTGCACTGGCAAGCGCCGGCGCAGCCATTCGAACTCGACGGCGATAGCGGTCGCTTGCGTCAGATCGTCGCAAACTTGCTGACCAATGCCGTCAAATTCACGCCGACCAATGGACGCATCGAGGTCACGCTGAGTACGGTCGAATACGACCGTACCTCGGCTGTGCTTGAAGTCCGCGATTCAGGCGCGGGAATCTCGTCGGAATTCCTGCCACACGTATGGGAGCGTTTTCGTCAGGCCGATGCTACCACCACGAGGCATCATGGCGGATTAGGCCTTGGGCTTGCGATTGTGCGCCATCTCGCGCAGGCGCACGGTGGCAAGGTCGAAGCCGATTCTCCCGGTCTCGGTCAGGGCACGAGCTTCCGCGTTTTCTTGCCGTTGCTGGAAGCCGAATCGCAACTGGATAACGAAGAAGTCCTGGGTGCGCGCGATGATGGCCCCTGCAACGGCAGCGTTCTGCTCCTCGACGACGACGATGACGCTCGCGCCATGCTTGAGCAAATGCTTCGCACTTGTCAGTGGGATACGCGCGTGGGGGCATCGAGCGACGAAGCGTTTCAAATTTTGGCGAGCGGCTGGAAGCCTGATGTTATCGTTTCGGATATTGCAATGCCCGGTGCCGATGGATTCGAATTTCTCCGTCGTGTGAAAGCCTCAGAGCACAAGCATATTCCGGTGATCGCGCTGACGGCCCACGCGCGTGAAGAAGATCGTGAGCGCGCTTTCGACGCGGGCTTTGCGCTCCACCTCGCAAAACCGGTGAGCATGGAAGCGCTGCGCGATGCGATTTGCCAGGTCATGCCCAAGTAA
- a CDS encoding aldo/keto reductase — protein sequence MEYRRFGRTDLQMSVITCGGMRFQQGWTDLSPEEIEVANQENLEATVHRALEVGVNHIETARGYGTSEMMLGKVLPSIPREKLIVQTKVGPSDDPKEFRANFEKSMAYLKLDHVDLLAFHGVNTLEVLDQVLRKGGCMEVAREIQREGRANFIGFSTHGTEPMISQACATGEFDYVNLHWYYVNDLNWPSVLEARKQDMGVFIISPVDKGGKLYEPPAKLVDLCAPLSPMQFNDLYCLARPEVHTLSIGAARPSDFDQHVEALKYRGDQKLLSEIEARLRAEMERTLGADWCARWPEGIPEHLDVPGDVNVREILRLWTYAKSLDLVEWGKMRYNLLGNAGHWFPGHNAKDLDEAALAPVIAASPFADKIPGVLREAHELMFGEEKKRLSQSD from the coding sequence ATGGAATATCGCCGTTTTGGACGCACCGATTTGCAAATGTCGGTTATCACCTGTGGCGGAATGCGCTTTCAGCAGGGTTGGACAGATTTAAGCCCCGAGGAAATCGAAGTTGCTAACCAGGAGAATCTGGAAGCAACGGTTCATCGCGCGCTTGAAGTGGGCGTGAACCACATCGAGACGGCGCGCGGCTACGGCACGTCAGAAATGATGCTCGGCAAGGTGTTGCCGAGCATTCCACGCGAAAAGCTGATTGTGCAAACCAAAGTCGGCCCCAGCGACGACCCGAAAGAATTTCGCGCCAACTTCGAAAAAAGTATGGCGTATCTGAAATTGGATCACGTCGATTTGCTGGCATTTCATGGTGTCAATACGCTCGAAGTTCTCGATCAGGTGTTGCGCAAGGGCGGCTGCATGGAAGTCGCGCGCGAAATTCAGCGAGAAGGACGAGCGAACTTTATCGGTTTCTCGACCCACGGAACCGAGCCGATGATTTCTCAGGCGTGCGCGACCGGCGAATTCGATTACGTCAACTTGCACTGGTATTACGTCAACGATTTGAACTGGCCTTCGGTTCTGGAAGCGCGCAAGCAGGACATGGGCGTTTTCATTATTTCTCCGGTCGATAAAGGCGGAAAGTTATACGAACCGCCGGCGAAACTCGTCGATTTGTGCGCGCCACTTTCGCCGATGCAGTTCAATGATTTATATTGTCTGGCACGGCCCGAAGTTCATACGCTGTCGATTGGCGCGGCACGTCCGTCCGATTTCGACCAACACGTTGAAGCCCTGAAATATCGTGGCGACCAGAAGTTGCTGAGCGAAATCGAAGCGCGGTTGCGCGCCGAAATGGAACGAACGCTCGGAGCCGATTGGTGCGCGCGCTGGCCTGAAGGCATTCCCGAACATCTCGATGTGCCGGGGGATGTAAATGTGCGCGAGATTCTGCGCTTGTGGACGTATGCAAAATCGCTCGACTTGGTCGAGTGGGGCAAGATGCGCTACAACCTGCTCGGCAACGCCGGTCACTGGTTCCCTGGACACAACGCGAAAGATCTGGACGAAGCGGCGCTTGCTCCGGTTATCGCGGCGTCGCCGTTTGCCGATAAGATTCCTGGCGTCTTGCGTGAAGCTCACGAGCTCATGTTTGGCGAAGAAAAAAAGCGGCTGAGCCAGAGCGATTAG